A stretch of Sandaracinaceae bacterium DNA encodes these proteins:
- a CDS encoding AgmX/PglI C-terminal domain-containing protein has protein sequence MKTRTRRSLALLSVLTLFGCDPTRAQEPDPVVDVGGTAGDEEEDEGPLPDLPNLADLSPGTYLFPTDALGAGETYLRSAQLIGTDADAFVIAIDDAPHRRVARRDAWPMACLTRAARFSEGDLRVTLDAGAPVFVLASSTAAARVSVALDTEHSVVVPRSALAFDACAWPDAGEAERRVPRAPEGDAVCLFADQESIDGTAGLVVPTGAPLELLEADGDWARARVSWPGGRVEGWVDATLPRGETERPDWLAAALARGFCLYPGRPTGRPWAGAGPEAGDPDVPSLPPAAIERVVRQYQIQIQACYEARLEAVPGLSVDLEVLLRVDADGHVDRAEVTRGASADEALTRCVMERVTRWRFPAPRHGSVQVRREFRLRPPEARSPEEG, from the coding sequence ATGAAGACCCGCACCCGACGCTCGCTGGCGCTGCTCTCGGTCCTGACCCTCTTCGGCTGCGATCCCACGCGCGCGCAGGAGCCGGATCCCGTGGTCGACGTGGGCGGCACGGCCGGGGACGAGGAGGAGGACGAGGGCCCGCTGCCGGATCTCCCGAACCTCGCGGACCTCAGCCCGGGCACCTATCTCTTCCCCACCGACGCGCTCGGCGCGGGGGAGACCTACCTGCGAAGCGCGCAGCTGATCGGCACGGACGCGGACGCCTTCGTCATCGCGATCGACGACGCGCCCCACCGCCGCGTCGCGCGTCGGGACGCCTGGCCGATGGCGTGCCTGACCCGCGCGGCGCGCTTCTCGGAGGGGGACCTGCGGGTCACGCTCGACGCCGGGGCGCCGGTCTTCGTGCTCGCGTCTTCGACGGCGGCGGCGCGCGTCTCGGTCGCGCTCGACACGGAGCACTCCGTCGTGGTGCCGCGGAGCGCGCTCGCCTTCGACGCGTGCGCGTGGCCGGACGCCGGGGAGGCCGAGCGCCGCGTGCCGCGCGCGCCCGAGGGGGACGCCGTCTGTCTGTTCGCCGACCAGGAGTCGATCGATGGGACGGCCGGGCTGGTCGTCCCGACGGGGGCGCCGCTCGAGCTGCTCGAGGCCGACGGCGACTGGGCGCGCGCGCGCGTGTCCTGGCCCGGAGGGCGCGTGGAGGGGTGGGTCGACGCGACGCTCCCGCGCGGGGAGACGGAGCGGCCGGACTGGCTGGCCGCGGCCCTGGCGCGCGGCTTCTGCCTCTACCCCGGACGTCCCACCGGGCGCCCGTGGGCCGGCGCGGGGCCCGAGGCCGGCGACCCCGATGTCCCGAGCTTGCCGCCCGCGGCCATCGAGCGTGTGGTGCGGCAGTACCAGATCCAGATCCAGGCCTGCTACGAGGCGCGCCTCGAGGCGGTGCCCGGCCTCAGCGTGGATCTCGAGGTGCTGCTCCGCGTGGACGCGGACGGCCACGTCGATCGCGCGGAGGTCACGCGCGGCGCGAGCGCGGACGAGGCCCTGACCCGCTGCGTGATGGAGCGCGTCACGCGGTGGCGCTTCCCGGCGCCACGCCACGGCTCGGTGCAGGTGCGCCGCGAGTTCCGGCTGCGTCCCCCCGAGGCGCGCTCCCCGGAAGAGGGCTGA
- a CDS encoding SRPBCC family protein yields MSSPSRGIDITSSVIVRRPPAEVFAFIADPENNPRWQKGMKSCRITSEGPFELGATYAQEARFLGKKIETLFEVTAFEAGRMIEITSTSGTFPIQVRRSVEPVPEGTRVRARVQGDPTGVFALAKPLMKRMVKSSVDGDYARLKSLLEGDDRA; encoded by the coding sequence ATGAGCTCTCCGAGCAGAGGCATCGACATCACGTCGAGCGTGATCGTGCGGCGGCCTCCGGCGGAGGTCTTCGCGTTCATCGCCGACCCCGAGAACAACCCGAGGTGGCAGAAGGGCATGAAGAGCTGCCGCATCACCTCGGAGGGCCCGTTCGAGCTGGGCGCGACCTACGCGCAGGAGGCTCGCTTCCTCGGCAAGAAGATCGAGACCCTCTTCGAGGTCACCGCGTTCGAGGCGGGGCGCATGATCGAGATCACCAGCACGTCGGGCACGTTCCCGATCCAGGTGCGCCGCAGCGTGGAGCCGGTCCCGGAGGGCACGCGGGTCCGTGCGCGCGTGCAGGGCGATCCCACCGGCGTCTTCGCGCTGGCGAAGCCCCTCATGAAGCGCATGGTGAAGAGCTCGGTCGATGGAGACTACGCGCGGCTGAAGTCGCTGCTCGAGGGAGATGATCGCGCATGA
- a CDS encoding DUF1343 domain-containing protein has translation MRTILTGLQKIADSDPDALFHIRGKVGLLAHPASVDEDLSHARDVLLAAGADLRALFGPEHGFGGEAQDMIGVGDASIDGVPIHSLYGATEETLSPQPEHLEGLDVVVVDLQDVGSRYYTYVWSCALMLKAAAKQGVRTLVLDRPNPLGGVHVEGAPQREGFRSFVGLYDVSVRHGMTVGEIAKMVCALEGIDPALLHVVEMRGWDRGMTFEQTGLPWVLPSPNMPTLDTARVYPGGCVIEGTALSEGRGLTRPFEIWGAPGLDGGALAERAPIDGAALRPTTFQPTFQKHAGQICGGVQVHVTDPEIFQPYAAYLRLIAEAAKLLGDDFAWRPDPYEFIGDVPAVDLLTGGPEYRAAVEGRADLSEVLEAERAGARAFRERRREWLIY, from the coding sequence ATGAGAACCATCCTGACGGGGCTCCAGAAGATCGCGGACTCGGATCCGGACGCGCTCTTCCACATCCGCGGCAAGGTCGGCCTGCTCGCGCACCCGGCCAGCGTCGACGAGGATCTGAGCCACGCGCGCGACGTGCTCCTCGCGGCCGGCGCCGACCTGCGCGCGCTCTTCGGCCCCGAGCACGGCTTCGGCGGCGAGGCGCAGGACATGATCGGCGTGGGCGACGCGTCCATCGACGGGGTGCCGATCCACTCGCTCTACGGCGCGACGGAAGAGACGCTCTCGCCCCAGCCCGAGCACCTCGAGGGGCTCGACGTCGTGGTGGTGGATCTGCAGGACGTCGGCAGCCGCTACTACACGTACGTGTGGAGCTGCGCGCTGATGCTGAAGGCGGCGGCCAAGCAGGGCGTGCGCACGCTCGTGCTCGACCGGCCGAACCCGCTCGGCGGCGTGCACGTGGAGGGCGCGCCGCAGCGCGAGGGCTTCCGCTCGTTCGTGGGGCTCTACGACGTGTCGGTGCGGCACGGGATGACCGTCGGCGAGATCGCCAAGATGGTGTGCGCGCTCGAGGGGATCGACCCCGCGCTGCTGCACGTGGTCGAGATGCGCGGCTGGGATCGCGGCATGACCTTCGAGCAGACGGGGCTGCCGTGGGTGCTCCCGTCGCCGAACATGCCCACCCTCGACACGGCGCGCGTCTACCCGGGCGGCTGCGTGATCGAGGGGACGGCGCTGAGCGAGGGGCGCGGCCTGACCCGCCCGTTCGAGATCTGGGGCGCGCCCGGGCTCGATGGCGGCGCGCTGGCGGAGCGCGCCCCGATCGACGGCGCCGCGCTGCGGCCGACCACGTTTCAGCCGACGTTCCAGAAGCACGCGGGCCAGATCTGCGGCGGGGTGCAGGTGCACGTCACCGACCCCGAGATCTTCCAGCCCTACGCCGCCTACCTGCGCCTGATCGCGGAGGCGGCGAAGCTGCTCGGAGACGACTTCGCGTGGCGGCCCGATCCCTACGAGTTCATCGGTGACGTGCCCGCGGTCGATCTGCTGACCGGCGGTCCCGAGTATCGCGCCGCGGTCGAGGGCAGGGCGGATCTCTCCGAGGTGCTCGAGGCCGAGCGGGCCGGCGCGCGGGCGTTCCGCGAGCGCCGCCGCGAGTGGCTGATCTACTGA
- a CDS encoding aspartate carbamoyltransferase catalytic subunit: MTRPFRHKHLLGIEGLEPQDVIQILDTAEVFFEVSRRPVRKVPTLRGKTVINLFYEASTRTRTSFELAGKRLSADVVNISTSTSSVKKGETLLDTVRTLEAMHPDVVIMRHGASGAPHFVSERVGCSVVNAGDGQHEHPTQALLDAFTIRRKLGTLAGLTVTICGDVAHSRVARSNALLFSLFGSKVRIVGPRTLLPPMGESLGVEVFDRLEPALEGANVVMVLRIQQERLAGALLPSLREYSRTFGISPRSLAAAPDDALIMHPGPMNRGVEIEPSVADGARSLVLDQVEAGLAVRMAVLYQLAGEAGSAPARA, encoded by the coding sequence ATGACCCGGCCTTTCCGTCACAAGCACCTCCTCGGCATCGAGGGGCTCGAGCCGCAGGACGTCATCCAGATCCTCGACACGGCCGAGGTGTTCTTCGAGGTCTCGCGCCGACCCGTCCGCAAAGTGCCCACGCTGCGCGGCAAGACGGTCATCAACCTCTTCTACGAGGCCTCCACGCGGACGCGCACCAGCTTCGAGCTCGCCGGCAAGCGGCTCAGCGCCGACGTGGTGAACATCTCGACCTCCACCTCGAGCGTGAAGAAGGGCGAGACCCTGCTCGACACGGTCCGCACCCTCGAGGCGATGCACCCGGACGTGGTCATCATGCGGCACGGGGCGAGCGGCGCGCCGCACTTCGTGTCCGAGCGCGTCGGCTGCTCGGTGGTCAACGCGGGCGACGGGCAGCACGAGCACCCGACGCAGGCGCTGCTCGACGCCTTCACCATCCGACGCAAGCTCGGCACGCTCGCGGGGCTCACGGTGACGATCTGCGGCGACGTGGCGCACTCCCGCGTCGCGCGGAGCAACGCGCTGCTCTTCTCGCTCTTCGGCTCCAAGGTGCGCATCGTCGGCCCGCGCACGCTCCTGCCGCCCATGGGCGAGAGCCTGGGCGTGGAGGTCTTCGACCGGCTCGAGCCCGCGCTCGAGGGCGCGAACGTGGTGATGGTGTTGCGCATCCAGCAGGAGCGGCTCGCGGGCGCGCTCTTGCCGAGCCTGCGCGAGTACAGCCGCACGTTCGGCATCTCTCCGCGCAGCCTCGCGGCGGCGCCGGACGACGCGCTGATCATGCACCCGGGCCCGATGAACCGCGGCGTCGAGATCGAGCCGAGCGTGGCCGACGGCGCGCGCAGCCTCGTGCTCGACCAGGTCGAGGCGGGGCTCGCGGTGCGCATGGCCGTCCTCTATCAGCTCGCCGGCGAGGCGGGATCGGCGCCGGCGAGAGCATGA
- the pyrR gene encoding bifunctional pyr operon transcriptional regulator/uracil phosphoribosyltransferase PyrR, producing the protein MSETPELLADAEAITRSVRRMAASIVEEAMRSGAKSPERLAIVGIRRGGVPIAEMLAREIALAEALDVPTGTIDIALYRDDAATALPDPKIGPSAIDFDVRGRDVVLVDDVLQTGRTVRAAIDCLLDYGRPRRVWLAVLFDRGGRELPIAADFVGRPVEIDEDAKLEVILDDAGTPTAAKVSGASREGAR; encoded by the coding sequence GTGAGCGAAACGCCGGAGCTGCTCGCCGATGCGGAGGCCATCACGCGAAGCGTGCGGCGGATGGCGGCGTCGATCGTGGAAGAGGCGATGCGCAGCGGCGCGAAGAGCCCCGAGCGGCTCGCCATCGTCGGGATCCGCCGCGGCGGCGTGCCCATCGCCGAGATGCTCGCGCGCGAGATCGCGCTCGCGGAGGCCCTCGACGTGCCGACCGGGACGATCGACATCGCGCTCTACCGGGACGACGCGGCGACCGCGCTGCCGGATCCCAAGATCGGGCCCAGCGCGATCGACTTCGACGTGCGCGGGCGAGACGTGGTGCTCGTCGACGACGTGCTCCAGACGGGGCGCACGGTGCGCGCGGCGATCGACTGCCTGCTCGACTACGGCCGGCCGCGCCGGGTGTGGCTCGCGGTGCTCTTCGACCGGGGCGGGCGCGAGCTGCCGATCGCGGCCGACTTCGTGGGCCGACCGGTGGAGATCGACGAGGACGCGAAGCTCGAGGTGATCCTCGACGACGCCGGCACGCCCACCGCGGCCAAGGTGAGCGGCGCGAGTCGGGAGGGGGCGCGATGA
- the fni gene encoding type 2 isopentenyl-diphosphate Delta-isomerase: MSEEAPLLERRKDHHLDVVLNEEVGSGGAAVGLGRFTLEMDALPELDLEDVDLTTELCGKTLRAPILVGAMTGGTDRAGEVNRTLAKAAARVGVGMALGSQRAMIVKPELAPSFAVKEAAPELPLLFGNVGAVQLNYGVDAAQIQEALEAVGADALNFHLNPLQEAVQPEGDTRFSGLLDKIAEVAQTLDVPVLLKEVGSGISQRTAAKIADLPVDGVETAGTGGTSWAKVESFRGDPDSKQAAVGRRLAGFGVRTADSILHCRRAMGDRVVIGSGGVRTGMDIAVAIALGADAAALAAPLLEAAMRGEDETVQVLEALIYELKVICFCTGARTALDLRGVRLLEA, from the coding sequence GTGAGCGAAGAAGCACCGCTGTTGGAGCGCCGAAAAGACCATCACCTCGACGTCGTGCTGAACGAGGAGGTCGGCTCCGGAGGGGCCGCCGTCGGCCTCGGGCGGTTCACCCTCGAGATGGACGCGCTGCCCGAGCTGGACCTCGAGGACGTGGACCTGACCACGGAGCTCTGCGGCAAGACGCTGCGGGCGCCCATCCTGGTCGGGGCGATGACCGGCGGGACCGATCGCGCCGGCGAGGTGAACCGCACGCTGGCGAAGGCCGCGGCGCGGGTCGGCGTGGGCATGGCCCTCGGCTCGCAGCGCGCGATGATCGTCAAGCCCGAGCTCGCCCCGAGCTTCGCCGTGAAGGAGGCGGCGCCGGAGCTGCCCCTGCTCTTCGGCAACGTCGGCGCGGTGCAGCTCAACTACGGGGTCGACGCAGCGCAGATCCAGGAGGCCCTCGAGGCGGTGGGCGCGGACGCGCTCAACTTCCACCTCAACCCCCTCCAGGAGGCCGTGCAGCCCGAAGGAGACACGCGCTTCTCCGGCCTGCTCGACAAGATCGCCGAGGTCGCGCAGACCCTCGACGTCCCGGTGCTCCTCAAGGAGGTCGGCTCCGGCATCAGCCAGCGCACCGCGGCCAAGATCGCCGATCTCCCCGTCGACGGGGTGGAGACGGCGGGCACGGGCGGGACGAGCTGGGCCAAGGTCGAGAGCTTCCGCGGCGATCCCGACAGCAAGCAGGCGGCGGTCGGTCGCCGGCTCGCGGGCTTCGGCGTGCGCACCGCGGACTCCATCCTCCATTGCCGGCGCGCCATGGGCGATCGTGTGGTGATCGGCTCGGGCGGCGTGCGCACCGGGATGGACATCGCGGTCGCGATCGCGCTCGGCGCCGACGCCGCCGCCCTCGCCGCGCCCCTCCTCGAGGCGGCGATGCGGGGCGAGGACGAGACGGTGCAGGTGCTCGAGGCGCTGATCTACGAGCTGAAGGTCATCTGCTTCTGCACGGGCGCGCGCACCGCGCTGGACCTGCGCGGCGTCCGCCTGCTCGAGGCCTGA
- a CDS encoding cytochrome c maturation protein CcmE gives MDDDDLAEELRRDDGGAEPEPEPAAAPRVRSDSDEPRIPAWAKIGAVFVLLGGGVALLLFGTSASDAFVYSKLVNEVMSEPDRYVGRELRVEGQLQEGSVEFENQPSCEHRFVLAREGLQMAVRFPRCVVPDTFRDDMPMDVVVQGQLQTDGTFLANQVIPRCPSKYEMRERQQNGEEMPHSAVPAGETS, from the coding sequence ATGGACGACGACGATCTCGCCGAGGAGCTGCGCCGAGACGACGGCGGGGCCGAGCCAGAGCCCGAGCCCGCCGCGGCGCCCCGCGTCCGGAGTGATAGCGACGAGCCCCGGATCCCCGCCTGGGCCAAGATCGGCGCGGTGTTCGTCCTGCTCGGGGGCGGCGTCGCGCTCCTGCTCTTCGGGACCTCGGCCTCGGACGCCTTCGTCTACAGCAAGCTCGTCAACGAGGTCATGAGCGAGCCCGACCGCTACGTGGGCCGTGAGCTCCGCGTCGAGGGACAGCTCCAGGAGGGCTCGGTCGAGTTCGAGAACCAGCCGAGCTGTGAGCACCGCTTCGTGCTCGCGCGCGAGGGCCTCCAGATGGCCGTCCGCTTCCCGCGCTGCGTCGTGCCCGACACCTTCCGCGACGACATGCCCATGGACGTCGTCGTGCAGGGTCAGCTCCAGACCGACGGCACCTTCCTCGCCAACCAGGTGATCCCGCGCTGCCCGTCCAAGTACGAGATGCGCGAGCGCCAGCAGAACGGCGAGGAGATGCCCCACTCGGCCGTCCCCGCCGGCGAGACGTCTTAG
- a CDS encoding ATP synthase F0 subunit C: protein MKKKILALLSGFSTLALASTAFAQDAASNNYDANMSIALAAGLGIGIAAFGGALGQGRAAAAALEGIARNPNASGKIFVPMILGLALIESLVIYALIISFQLLGALS from the coding sequence ATGAAGAAGAAAATCCTTGCTCTGCTGTCGGGTTTCTCGACGCTCGCGCTCGCGTCCACCGCCTTCGCGCAGGACGCCGCGTCGAACAACTACGACGCCAACATGTCCATCGCTCTCGCGGCGGGTCTCGGCATCGGGATCGCGGCGTTCGGCGGCGCGCTCGGCCAGGGCCGTGCGGCGGCGGCTGCGCTCGAGGGCATCGCTCGCAACCCCAACGCGTCGGGCAAGATCTTCGTCCCGATGATTCTCGGCCTCGCGCTCATCGAGTCGCTGGTCATCTACGCGCTCATCATCAGCTTCCAGCTGCTCGGCGCGCTCAGCTGA
- the atpB gene encoding F0F1 ATP synthase subunit A: protein MSEGSYTWSENLLQPVYENSQNAMHLMGWPFNDEGKTWGMLGSPVDIAHNPGHGTQALIHVGFVVILLAIVSFFSYSKIKDKHAALIPDDTLTLRTFVELFVGTAYNMMKDIMGGKAARFFLPLIGTCAFFILFSNAMGLVPGFVPPTSSLSVTLACAIIIFFATHIFGVKEHGLPYFKHFFGPIIKWYALPLMLLMFVVEVISHLVRPASLAVRLMANMFADHLVLSVFLGLVPFIVPVPILLLGSLVVVVQCLVFCILSTVYIAMAIEHSEDH from the coding sequence ATGTCCGAGGGCAGCTACACCTGGTCGGAGAACCTGCTCCAGCCGGTCTACGAGAACTCCCAGAACGCCATGCACCTCATGGGCTGGCCGTTCAACGACGAGGGCAAGACCTGGGGCATGCTCGGCAGCCCGGTCGACATCGCCCACAACCCCGGCCACGGGACGCAGGCGCTCATCCACGTCGGCTTCGTGGTGATCCTGCTCGCGATCGTGTCCTTCTTCTCCTACTCGAAGATCAAGGACAAGCACGCCGCGCTGATCCCCGACGACACGCTGACGCTCCGGACGTTCGTGGAGCTCTTCGTGGGCACCGCCTACAACATGATGAAGGACATCATGGGCGGGAAGGCGGCGCGCTTCTTCCTGCCGCTCATCGGCACCTGCGCGTTCTTCATCCTCTTCTCGAACGCGATGGGCCTCGTGCCCGGCTTCGTGCCGCCGACGAGCTCGCTCAGCGTGACGCTCGCCTGCGCGATCATCATCTTCTTCGCCACGCACATCTTCGGAGTGAAGGAGCACGGCTTGCCGTACTTCAAGCACTTCTTCGGCCCCATCATCAAGTGGTACGCGCTGCCGCTGATGCTCCTGATGTTCGTGGTCGAGGTCATCAGCCATCTCGTGCGGCCCGCGTCGCTCGCGGTGCGCCTCATGGCCAACATGTTCGCCGATCACCTCGTGCTCAGCGTGTTCCTCGGGCTGGTGCCGTTCATCGTCCCCGTCCCGATCCTGCTGCTCGGCTCCCTCGTGGTGGTCGTGCAGTGCCTGGTCTTCTGCATCCTGTCCACCGTGTACATCGCGATGGCCATCGAGCACTCGGAAGACCACTGA
- a CDS encoding ATP synthase subunit I, producing MDLRDTLRRITLYVLGASALLTVVAFVTLGLHTGIGAAVGAVLGSLNWMAMRWVGKRLVIANDRGRLVWGGLLAVKMLAMLLVAWAVLATGVVDPIGFTIGLSGLVLGILAGGFHAALFDGGASPIDPEAADMAEES from the coding sequence ATGGACCTCCGCGACACACTCCGACGCATCACCCTCTACGTCCTGGGCGCCTCCGCGCTCCTGACGGTGGTGGCGTTCGTGACGCTCGGCCTCCACACGGGGATCGGCGCGGCGGTCGGCGCGGTGCTCGGCAGCCTCAACTGGATGGCCATGCGCTGGGTCGGCAAGCGCCTCGTCATCGCCAACGATCGTGGCCGCCTCGTGTGGGGTGGCCTGCTCGCGGTCAAGATGCTCGCGATGCTCCTCGTCGCCTGGGCGGTCTTGGCCACCGGGGTCGTCGACCCCATCGGATTCACCATCGGCCTGAGCGGCCTCGTGCTCGGGATTCTGGCTGGCGGCTTCCACGCCGCGCTGTTCGACGGTGGGGCCTCCCCCATCGACCCCGAAGCCGCAGACATGGCGGAGGAGAGCTGA
- a CDS encoding AtpZ/AtpI family protein → MLLGPEERKQLKLASRVSAVGIELVLAVCLGYFGGRWLDGRLDTAPLLAYLGLVLGMLAGFRGLWYAARRFDPDRIEND, encoded by the coding sequence ATGTTGCTCGGCCCGGAGGAACGCAAACAGCTGAAGCTGGCCAGCCGCGTGAGCGCGGTGGGCATCGAGTTGGTCCTGGCGGTCTGCCTGGGCTACTTCGGCGGACGCTGGCTCGACGGACGGCTCGACACCGCACCTCTCCTCGCCTATCTGGGCCTCGTCCTGGGCATGCTCGCCGGCTTCCGCGGCCTGTGGTATGCGGCCCGCCGGTTCGACCCGGACCGCATCGAGAACGACTGA
- the hemL gene encoding glutamate-1-semialdehyde 2,1-aminomutase: protein MGDTVSKALFEKAQHWMPGGVSSPVRAFKAVGEHPIFVDRAEGPYLWGADGTRYVDYVGSWGPMILGHAHPQVVKAVQDAAARGASYGAPTAQETELAEQVHSFFPSIEMIRFVSSGTEAVMGALRAARGYTGRDLVVKCEGNYHGGADYLLVKAGSGLATFGVPTSAGVPEAIASTTIVEPYNDLEAIRARFEAQGDEIAAIILEPVAGNMGCVPPEPGYLEGLRELCTKHGVVLVFDEVMTGFRVSAGGAQERFGVTPDLTTLGKIIGGGLPMGAYGGKREIMKKIAPDGPVYQAGTLSGNPLAVAAGLATLRLLREEGVYETLEASGARLEESFRAAAKDAGRTVTVQRVGSMITPYFKDGPVRRWDDAAQADTKAFGAWHAAMLENGVHWPPAQYEAGFLSITHDDAALSATEDAFRAALKAV, encoded by the coding sequence ATGGGAGACACCGTTTCCAAAGCGCTCTTCGAGAAGGCTCAGCACTGGATGCCGGGCGGGGTCAGCTCCCCCGTGCGCGCGTTCAAGGCGGTCGGCGAGCATCCGATCTTCGTGGACCGCGCCGAGGGGCCCTACCTCTGGGGCGCCGACGGCACCCGCTATGTCGACTACGTCGGCAGCTGGGGCCCCATGATCCTCGGGCACGCCCACCCGCAGGTGGTCAAGGCGGTCCAGGACGCGGCGGCCCGGGGCGCGAGCTACGGCGCGCCCACCGCCCAGGAGACGGAGCTGGCGGAGCAGGTCCACTCCTTCTTCCCCTCGATCGAGATGATCCGCTTCGTCTCGAGCGGCACCGAGGCGGTGATGGGCGCGCTCCGGGCGGCCCGCGGGTACACCGGCCGCGATCTCGTCGTGAAGTGCGAGGGCAACTATCACGGCGGCGCCGACTACCTCCTGGTCAAGGCCGGGAGCGGGCTGGCGACCTTCGGCGTGCCCACCAGCGCGGGCGTGCCCGAGGCGATCGCGTCGACGACGATCGTCGAGCCGTACAACGACCTCGAGGCCATCCGCGCGCGCTTCGAGGCCCAGGGGGACGAGATCGCCGCGATCATCCTCGAGCCCGTGGCCGGGAACATGGGCTGCGTCCCGCCCGAGCCCGGCTACCTCGAGGGCCTGCGCGAGCTGTGCACGAAGCACGGCGTCGTCCTGGTGTTCGACGAGGTCATGACCGGCTTCCGGGTCTCCGCGGGCGGCGCCCAGGAGCGCTTCGGGGTCACGCCCGATCTCACCACGCTCGGCAAGATCATCGGCGGCGGCCTGCCGATGGGCGCCTACGGGGGCAAGCGCGAGATCATGAAGAAGATCGCCCCCGACGGCCCGGTCTACCAGGCCGGCACCTTGAGCGGGAACCCGCTCGCGGTCGCGGCGGGGCTCGCCACCCTGCGGCTCCTCCGCGAGGAGGGGGTCTACGAGACCCTCGAGGCGTCCGGGGCCCGGCTCGAGGAGAGCTTCCGGGCCGCGGCGAAGGACGCCGGCCGGACGGTGACCGTCCAGCGGGTGGGCTCGATGATCACCCCCTACTTCAAGGACGGCCCCGTTCGGCGGTGGGACGACGCGGCCCAGGCCGACACGAAGGCGTTCGGCGCGTGGCACGCGGCCATGCTCGAGAACGGCGTCCACTGGCCGCCCGCGCAGTACGAAGCGGGCTTCCTCTCCATCACCCACGACGACGCGGCGCTGAGCGCCACCGAGGACGCTTTTCGGGCGGCTCTGAAGGCCGTCTAG
- a CDS encoding MoxR family ATPase: MYNDVRAINDMVQRESAFIDPIMEEVRKVIVGQDAMIERILIGLLTGGHVLLEGVPGLAKTLTVKTVCDTIHARFSRIQFTPDMLPADVVGTVIYNQQRGDFTAKKGPIFANLVLADEINRAPAKVQAALLEAMQERQVTIGDTTHSLARPFMVMATQNPVEQEGTYPLAEAQVDRFMMHVVVGYPSRDEEREIMKRMTQSKLRDLGKKEDGEGDGGVKAVADPAQVLAARDAIGHIIVDEKINDYILDVVIATRDPRKAGMKDLTDMVAHGASPRASISLNLAARAHAFIKHRGYVTPEDVKAVGPDVLRHRIMLTYEAEAEELTSEQIVRRVFDTVEVP, from the coding sequence ATGTACAACGACGTTCGCGCCATCAACGACATGGTCCAGCGCGAGAGCGCCTTCATCGACCCGATCATGGAAGAGGTCCGCAAGGTCATCGTCGGTCAGGACGCGATGATCGAGCGGATCCTGATCGGCCTGCTCACCGGCGGCCACGTCCTGCTCGAGGGCGTGCCCGGGCTGGCCAAGACGCTCACCGTCAAGACCGTCTGCGACACCATCCACGCGCGCTTCAGCCGCATCCAGTTCACGCCCGACATGCTGCCCGCCGACGTGGTCGGCACCGTCATCTACAACCAGCAGCGCGGGGACTTCACGGCCAAGAAGGGCCCGATCTTCGCGAACCTGGTGCTGGCCGACGAGATCAACCGCGCGCCGGCCAAGGTCCAGGCCGCGCTCCTCGAGGCGATGCAGGAGCGGCAGGTGACGATCGGCGACACGACGCACTCGCTCGCGCGCCCGTTCATGGTCATGGCCACCCAGAACCCGGTCGAGCAGGAGGGGACCTACCCGCTCGCCGAGGCGCAGGTCGACCGCTTCATGATGCACGTCGTGGTCGGCTACCCGAGCCGGGACGAGGAGCGCGAGATCATGAAGCGCATGACCCAGTCCAAGCTGCGGGATCTGGGCAAGAAGGAAGACGGCGAAGGCGACGGCGGGGTCAAGGCGGTGGCGGACCCGGCCCAGGTCCTCGCGGCGCGCGACGCGATCGGGCACATCATCGTCGACGAGAAGATCAACGACTACATCCTCGACGTGGTCATCGCGACGCGGGACCCGCGCAAGGCGGGCATGAAGGACCTGACCGACATGGTCGCCCACGGCGCCTCGCCGCGCGCCTCGATCTCCCTCAACCTCGCGGCGCGCGCGCACGCGTTCATCAAGCACCGCGGGTACGTCACGCCCGAGGACGTCAAGGCGGTCGGGCCCGACGTGCTCCGTCACCGCATCATGCTCACCTACGAGGCCGAGGCGGAGGAGCTCACCAGCGAGCAGATCGTCCGCCGCGTGTTCGACACCGTCGAGGTCCCCTGA